The window ACGGACACGCCCGGCGCGAAGAGGTCCACGCACCGGCCGTGGCCGGAGAACGCGGCCTTGCGGTCCGCGGAGTCGGTCGCACCCACCGTGATCGCCTGGGGGACCCGGGACGGAGACCCGCCGCAGGCGTCCTCGGCGGAGTTCCCGGCGGCCACCGTGAAGGTGATCCCGGACGCCACCGCTCGGACGACAGCCGAGTCCAGCGCGTAACTGCGGGCGCCGCCCATGCTCATGTTGGCCACCGCGGGCGTCCTGCCGCGGGCGGCGTCCCGCACCGTCCAGTCAAGGCCGCGCAGCATGTCCGACAGCCGGCCGTCGCCCCGGCAGTCGGCCACCTTCACGGCCACGAGGGACACCCCCTTCGCGACCCCGTACGTGGCCCCGCCGATGGTGCCCGCCACGTGCGAGCCGTGCCCGTTGCAGTCGGTCGCCGTCTCGGACCGCACCGCGTTGTGGCCGAAGCGGGCACGGCCGCCGAACTCCTGGTGCGCCGTGTTGATCCCGGTGTCCAGGACGTACGCCGTGACCCCCGCCGCCTTCGTTCCGTACGTGTACGAGGCGTCGAGCGGGAGATCGCGCTGGTCGATCCGGTCCAGGGTCCAGGGCGCCTGCGGCTGTGTGTCGTCGACGTGGAACAGGGCGTCCGGTTCGACCGACGCCACCCGGGGGTCGGCGGCCAGGGCGGCGGCGCGGGAGGCGGTCGTGCGCAGGGCGAACCCGTTCAGCGCGGTGTCGTAGACGGCCCGCACCTCGTCACCGGCCTCCGCCGCCTCGGCGGCGAGGGCGCGGGCGGCGGCGTGGGCGCGCGTGCTGTCCTTGAGGACCACGACGTAGGGGGCGAGGGGGGCTTCGGGGGCGGCTTCGCCGGCGGGCGCGGTCGACAGGGCGGCCGTCGCCAGCAGGGCGGCGGCCGGGAGCAGCGCGGTGAGTGCGGTCATGCGGCCGATGCTCGGCGAGGCGCGGGGCGGGCGCGCGGAGGGTGCGCCGAGTGGGCGCACGACACGCCGCCGGACGGACGACGCGGAGCCCCGCGCGGGACGGCCGTCGGGACGCGCGGAAGGGCGGAGGTCAGGTGCCGGTGTCGGAGTCGGGAACGGGGTCGGCGAGGGGCCAGCCGCGCATCGTGAACACGCCCTCGTCGAGGGACCCGGCGGACGCGTACGTCGCCAGCGCTGCCTCGTTGTCCGTGTCGACCCCCACCCACATGCCGTAACAGCCCCGGGCGCGGGCCTCGTCGGCCAGCGCCAGCGTGAGGCTCCGGCCGATGCCGCGCCGCCGGTACCCCTCGTCGACCGACAGCTCGTACAGGCACATCTCGGTGCCCTTGTCGGGATGGCTCATCTCCACGCCCGAGACCATGCCGGCGGGCACGTCGTCCACGTACGCGATGAGCATCAGGTGCCCGGGCGCGGCCAGGAAACGGGCCGACCAGTCCTCGCGGGCCGGTCCGTCGAAGAGCCCCTCGGCGGCGCGCAGTTCCGCGGTGGTCAGAGCGCGGCGAATGTCCATGACGGCCACCCTACGGCGCGGGCCCCCTCGGGACCGCTCACCGCCCGGACAGGGCCAGGGCCGCGGCGTAATCCGCCGGGGCCGGCAGGTCGCGCAGGGTCCAGCCCGTCACCGGCGCGGGGGTGGGGCCCGAGCCGACGTACGGGTCGGTCAACCCGAGGGCCAGACCGGTACCGGTGGCCTTGAGGTAGGCCTCCTTGCGGGACCACAGCCGGGCCATCGGCACGCGCCGTTCCGCTTCCGGGAGCGCGACGAGTTCGGCCGTCTCCGCCGGGTGCAGGGTCCCCAGGACGTCGGACACCGCCTGCCCGCTCGGTACCCGCTCCACGTCGACCCCCACCGGCGCCCCGGCGAAGGCCAGGTACGCCAGGTCCCCGCTGTGGGACAGCGAGAAGTGCACCGCGCCCCCCGCCACCGCGGGCCGGCCGTGCGGGCCGCCGCAGCACGGGCAGTCCTCGCGGACCAGCGTGACCTTCTCCGGCGCCAGCCCCAGGTAGCCGCCGAGCAGCGCGCGCAGCCCCAGGTGCGAGGCGACGTAGCGGTGCCGGTCGCCGGGGCGCAGCAGCCGTCCCGCGCGGTCCTGTTCGCCGGCGTCGAGCACCGCCGACGCCTCGGCGACCGCGTGGCCGCCGACCACGTCGCGCGTGGTGTCCAGGGCCCACACGGCCACGGTCGCGCCCGCGGGGAGCGCGCCGAGTCGCGGCGTTTCACCGCCGAGTTGGTTCACTTCCTCGGTCACCTGATCAGGGTAGACGAGGCACCCACCGCCCTGGATGACCTCGTCCTGGATTCGTCGTACCGCAGACCGGGGGAACACCATGCTCAGTGCCGTCGTCACGCCGGAAGGCGACCGGCGCCGTTGGGCCGAACCGCCCGGTGCGCAACCGGCTCGCGTGCACCTGCACCGGCTCGGCTCCACCTCGCCCGCCCACTTCGCGGCGAGCGCCGCTCACCCCCCACCGCCGCGCTCCTGCGGGACGGCCTGGGTGCGTAGGGCGTCGACGGCGTCCTCGACCGTGGGCTGGAAGGTGAAGAGCTGGTCGAGGCCGACGATGCGGAAGACGTTCGTCAGCTCGGGGTTCAGCCCGACGATGAGCAGGGGGGCGTCGACCTCGTGCGCACGGTGGTAGGCACCGACGAGCACGGTGATCCCGGTGGAGTCGCAGTAGGTGAGCGCGGAGACGTCGATCAGCACGGGGACGTCGGGGCCGAAGGGCGTCTCCCGGATGACCCGGGTGAGCTCCGGAGCGGTGTGGTGGTCGAGCTCGCCCACCACCGTCAACACGGTGGCGCCGCGGGAGTGGGTGTGGCGGGTGGCGGTCAGGGTGTGGTCGGTCACCTGTGCTCCTGAGCGGGTGGCGGTGTGCGGCGGGGCGGTACGGACAGGGCGAGCAGCGCGGTGTCGTCGCTCACTCCGGTTCCCGGATCGGTGAAGAGCTCGTGCACCGTGGCCAGCAGATGGTCGGCTCCTCGTGTGGTGCGGGCGGACAGATGGCGGGCCAGTCCCTCCTCGCCGAGCATGCTGCCGTCCTCGGTACGGGCCTCGATGAGCCCGTCGGTGTACAGCAGCAGCGCGTCACCGGGGGCGAGGCGGGTGGTGACCTGCACGAAGTGGGGGTCGGGCAGGAGCCCGATCAGCTGGCCGCCGGTCGTGGACACCGGTTCGACGGTGCCGTCCGCGCGCACGGCCAGGGTCGGGGGGTGGCCGCCGCCGGCCAGCGTGACGGTGAAGGACCCGTCGGACGCGGCTTCGAGCACACCGAACACGGCGGTGCAGAAGCGCGGGTTGTCGCCCTGGTACTCGCCCTTGAGGACCGCGTCGAGGTTGGCCAGGGCCGTGCAGGGGTCGGGGTCGTAGATGGCGGCGGCGCGCAGGGTGTAGCGGGTCAGAGAGGTCAGCGCGGCGGCGTCGGCGCCCTTGCCGCACACGTCGCCGAGGAAGAACGCCCAGCGGCCGTCGTCCAGGGGGAACAGGTCGTAGAAGTCTCCGCCGACCTCGTCGACGGACGCGGTGTGGTAGGCGGCGGCCGTGTGCAGTCCGGGCACGGTGGGAAGGGCCGGCGGCAGCAGGGTGCGCTGGAGGGTGCGGGCCAGACGTTCGGCGTCCGCGCGCCGTGCGCGTTCGGCGGCGACCGTGCGCAGGGCGGACAGCCGCAGTTCGAGCTCGTCCATGACGAGCGCGGCCAGGTCCCGGAGGGTCGCGAGCTGGACGTCGGTGGGACGGCGGGCACGGGTGTCGAGGACGTCGACGGTGCCCAGGTGGTACCCGTCGGCCGTGGTGATCGCCGCCGCGGCGTGGAAGCGCACGCCCGGGTCCGCCCGGACGAGGGGGTCGGCGGCGCCGCGCGGATCGGTGAGGGCGTCGGTGAGGACGTACGGATCGTCGTACGGCACGGCGCAGGGGCTCGGGCCCGGGTCGCGGGGGACCTCCCGGACGCCCTGGAGGCCGTGCGCGGCCTTGAACCACACCCGGTCGCCGTCCACGATCGCCACGGTGGCCATGGGGACGTCGAAGATGCGGGCCGCGAGGGAGGCGATCTTGTCGAAGGTCCCGTCGGGCGGGGTGTCCAGGACCGCGTAGCGGCGCACCGCGGCGATCCTCCGCCCCTCTTCCTCCGCGACGTTTCCCACGTCCCGGTGGACGGCGTACTCGGTCCCCGTCATGTCGCCTCTCACACCGCCTCGTTGGCCGTGCCTCCTCGTCCGAGGCGCCGCTGTCCTATTCTACGGATCACGTCAACGAGTTCCTCCGGACGGCCCGGCGGCCGGTCGGGTGTCTCACGGCCCCTCGCGGCCACGACGCGGAGGGGACAGCACCATCGCCGCCGGCGGGCCACGCCCGGGTTGCGGCTGTCGTGAACGAAGGGGTGGACAGTGACGCGTTCCGAGGATGCCGAGCCGGAGGCGACGGCGACGGCCGGCACCGATGTGTTCGCCGCCGACGAGGTGGTCGGCCGGGATCTGGCCCTGGTGGACTGGGCGGCGACCACCCCGCTCGGGGACCCGGAAGGCTGGCCGCAGAGCCTCAAGACGACCGTGAGCATCCTGCTGTCGTCGAAGTTCTCGATGTGGATGGCCTGGGGACCGGAACTCACGTTCTTCTGCAACGCCGCCTACCGGCGCGACACCCTGGGCCGGAAGTACCCGTGGGCCCTGGGGCGGCCGGCGAGCGAGGTCTGGGCGGAGATCTGGGACGACATCGGCCCCCGCATCGACACCGTGCTCACCACCGGTGAGGCGACCTGGGACCAGGCGCTGCTGCTGTTCGTGGAACGCTCCGGCTACCCGGAGGAGAGCTACCACACCTTCTCCTACAGCCCGCTGCGCGACGATGACGGGCAGGTCGTCGGCATGCTGTGCGTGGTCAGCGAGGAAACCGACCGGGTCATCGGCGAACGACGCATGGCCACGCTGCGCGACCTCGGCTCCGACCCCAGCGTGGTGCGCACCGAGCAGGAGATGCTCGACTTCGCCCGCCTGCAACTGAGCCGCAACCCGCGCGACCTGCCGTTCACCCTGACGTACCTCTTCCACGAGGACGGCAGCGCCGCGCTGGCCGCGGCCACCGGCCTACGCGACGACCACCCCGCCGCGGTGCGGCTCCTCCCGCCGGGCTCCGAGACGGTGTGGCCGACGGACGCCCCGGCCCGGGGCGAGTCCGCGCTGGTGCCGTTGGACGGCGCCGTGTTCGCGGACCTGCCCAAGGGGGAGTGGCCCCACGGCCCCCTCCAGGCACTGGTGGTGCCGCTGCGGCAGCAGGGGGGCACCCCGTACGGATTCATGGTCGTCGGCCTGAACCGGTACCGGGACCTGGACGACGGATACCGCGGCTTCGTGGAACTGGTCGCCGGGCACGTCGCCACCGGAGTCGCCAGCGCCCGCAGCTACCAGGCGCAGCAGCGGCGCGCCGAGGAACTCGCCGAACTGGACCGGGCGAAGACGGCCTTCTTCTCCAACATCAGCCACGAGTTCCGCACCCCCCTCACGCTGATCATGGGGCCGGTGGACGAACTGCGGGAGCGCCTCGCGGACGCGGACGCGGGCGTGCGCGAGGAACTGGAGGTCGTCCACCGCAACGGGCTGCGGCTGGGCAAGCTGGTCAACACCCTGCTGGACTTCTCCCGCATCGAGGCGGGCCGGATGCAGGCGGGCTACGAGCCGGTCGACCTGGCCGAGGTCACCGGTGAACTCGCCAGCGTGTTCCGCTCCGCCGTCGACCGGGCCGGCCTGGACTTCCGCGTCGACTGTCCCCCGCTGCCCGAGCCGGTCTTCATCGACCGGAGCATGTGGGAGAAAGTCGTCCTCAACCTGCTCAGCAACGCGCTGAAGTTCACCTTCGACGGCTCGATCGGCATCTCCGTGGGCACCGAGGACGGAGCGGCGGTGGTGACCGTCGTCGACACCGGGATCGGCGTCGCCGCCCAGGAGATGCCCCGGCTGTTCGAACGGTTCCACCGCATCGAGAACGCCCGGTCCCGCTCCAACGAGGGCAGCGGCATCGGCCTCGCCCTGGTGAAGGAACTGGTCGGCCTGCACGGCGGCGAGATCAGCGCCACGTCGACCGAGGGACGCGGCACCCGGTTCACCATCCGGTTGCCCTTCGGCTCCGCCCACCTGCCCGCCGACGCCGTCCTCGCCGAGGCGGGCGACGGAGCGGCCCCCTTCGCGACCGACCCCTTCGTACAGGAGGCCCTTCGCTGGCTGCCCGGCGAGCAGACCGCGGCGACCTCCGCCGTGGTCACGGGCATCGAGGAGAGCATCGACGGACCGCCCCACGGCCCCGCGCTGCCCGTCCACGTCCTGGTCGCCGACGACAACGCCGACATGCGCGAGTACCTCAGCCGTCTGCTGCTCGGCGCCGGCTACCAGGTCAGCACGGTCGACGACGGCCGGCAGGCACTGCGGGCCGTCCGCGCGAAGGCCTTCGACCTGGTCGTCAGCGACGTCATGATGCCCCACCTGGACGGCCTCGCCCTGGTCGCTGCGTTGCGGGCCGACCCGCGCACCGCGTCGGTCCCCGTGCTGCTGCTGTCCGCCCGGGCCGGACAGGAGGCGTCCATCGAGGGCCTGCAGGCCGGCGCGGACGACTACCTCGTCAAGCCCTTCGCCGCCGCCGACCTCCTCGCCCGGGTCAGGGCGAACATCGAGCTGGCACGGCTGCGCAACCATCACGCCCGCTGGCGCACCGCGCTGGTGGACTCGCTCCAGGAGGCCTTCTTCGTCTGCGACGAGGACGGCGCCGTCATCGAGATCAACGCGGCCTTCACCGACATCCTCGGCTACGGCCCCGAAGGCCTGCCCTACCGGCCGATCCACCCCTGGTGGCCCGACGCCGGCACGGACGCCGAGGCACACCGGCAGGTCAGCGAGGCCTTCGCCCTGCTGCTCGGCAGCACCAAGGGCTCGTACACCATTCCGATCACCCACCGCGACGGACACCGGCTGTGGGCGACGGCCACCTTCAACCAGGTCGACGACCCCGACACCGGGCGCCGCGTGACCGTGGGCACCTTCCGCGACGTCACCGCCGAGCACTACGCCATCCAGCGCGAGAGCGCCCTCGCCGCCCTGGCCACCTGCCTGTCCCGGGCCACCAGCCTGCCCGAGGCACTGACCGGCGCCCTGGACGAACTGAAGAAGCTGTGGCGCGCCCGGTCGGTCCTGGCAGCGGTCTTCGACCACGGCGACGAACCCACACTGACCTCCACCGACACCTCGCTCGCCTGGCCGCAACTGCCCGCCGCACGCCGCGAAACGCTCCAAGACCTGCGCCAGGGACCGATCCTGACCCCGGTCGCCGACCACACCGGGGCCGGCATCCTCCTGGAGTTCCCCGAGGGCCCGCTCGTCCTGTGGATGGACCTGGGCGAGAACCGGCCCTTCACCGGAGAGGACCAGCTGCTGTTGTCCCTCCTCGCCGGCCACCTCGCCCAGGGACTGAACCGCGCGCACCAGTTCGACCAGCAGCGCGAGACCGCCATCGCCCTGCAACGCGCCATCCTCGGCCCCTCCCGACTGCCCGACGGTTTCGCCGTCCGCTACGAACCCGCGACCCGGCCCCTGGAGGTCGGCGGCGACTGGTACGACACCGTCACCCTGCCCGACGGCCGCATCGGCATCGTCGTCGGCGACTGCGTCGGCAGGGGACTCGAAGCCGCCAGCGTCATGGGTCAACTGCGCAGCGCCTGCCGCGCCCTGTTGCTCCAGGACGCCAGCCCCGCCCAGACGCTGATGGCCCTCGACCAGTTCGCCGCCGGTGTGCCGGGCGCGGTCTGCACCACCGTCTTCTGCGGCGTCCTCAACGCCGAGACCGGGCAGCTGACGTACTCCAGCGCCGGCCATCCGCCCGGCATCCTCGTCCAGCCCGACGGCGCCACCCGGCTCCTCGAGGACGGACGTTCCCTGCCGCTCGCCGTCCGGCCCGGCAACCACCGCCCCGAAGGCTCCTGCACCATCCCGGCCCGGTCCACCCTGCTGCTGTACACCGACGGGCTCGTCGAACGCCGCCGCCGCCCGCTCAGCGCGGGCATCGACCAGGCCAGCGAAGCCCTCCAGGACGGCCGGGACACCTCGGTCGACGACCTCGCCACCCACGTCATGTCCCGGTTGGCACCCGTCGACGGCTACGACGACGACGTCGCCCTGCTGCTCTACCGGCACCCGGCCCCGCTGGAGATGTCCTTCCCCGCCGAATCCTCCCAGCTCGCCCCCGTCCGCAAGACGCTGCGCGGCTGGCTCGCCCAGTGCGACCTGCCCCCCACCACGGTGCAGAACGTCCTGGTCGCCGCAGGCGAGGCCTGCGCCAACGCCATCGAGCACGGCCACCGCGACGCCCCCGGCGAGACCATCTACTTCCGGGCCGAGGCCTACGTCGACAATCTGCACCTGACCGTTGCCGACACCGGCCACTGGAAAGCCCCGCAGCCGGAACTCAACACCCACCGCGGTCGCGGGATGGGCCTGATGCGCGCCCTGATGCAGCAGGTCACCATCACCCCCGGCCCGTCCGGCACCACCGTCGACATGCATATGAGGATCGCCTGATGACCACACCCCTGACCCTCACCCCCGGACGACGGCCCGACGGTACCGCGCTGCTGACCGCTGTCGGCGAGATCGACATGAGCAACACCGAGGCACTGGCCGCCGCCCTCGCGGGCACGGACGGCCCCCTGGTCCTCGACCTCACCGGCGTCGAGTACCTCGACAGCGCCGGTCTCAGCGCGCTCTTCCCGCACGCCGACCGCATCGAGCTCATCGCCGGCCCCCTCCTGGAACCCGTCCTGACGATCTCCGGACTCACCGAGCTCACCACCGTCCACGGCACCTGACGGCAGACCGCTGACGGCAGGGCGCGGCGGGAGCGGCTAGCGGGGGACGGCCGCCGGGAGACGGCCGGCGTACCGTCAGCGGCCGGTCCGCACCGCGTGGACGGCGGCCGGGGCGCCGTCCTGCGACTCGACACCGGGGGACCGGGTCCCGTCGGTCCAGGCGTAGACCTTCTTGCCGCGCACCGCGACCTGGTACTGGTGCACGCCCCGGCACTCGGTGCGCTCGTCCCCGCGGGTGTCGCCCGGCCACCACCGGGCGCCCAGGTGGGGGCTGCGCACCGCCTTGGGGATGCCCGTGGTGCACTGCGGGCCGTCCAGCGGGGTCTCGCCCAGCGTGAACCGGATCAGGCGGGCCTCACCGGTGGTGCGCGCCTGTATGCGTATGTCGGTGGCGTCCTTCGGTATCCAGCCGGGCAGCGCGAACGTCCGCCCACCTCGGGTCGGCGCGTCCGCCACGGTCGCGAAGCGCTTGCTCTTCTCCTTGAACACGCGGTCGTTGAGGGTGTCGGTGACCGGGTTGGGCGGGAGGTTCGGCAGCGCGAAGGCGGCAGTGGCGAGGGCTCCCACGGTGGCGGCGGCGATGACGAGAGGGCGGCGTTTCATGGTCACAAGTGTTCCGGTCGGGAGGCGTCGCGCGCGTCCCTCCCCAGGACGAACCAGGAGTCTGCCGGAAGTCTGACACGGCCTCATACCTGAGAGCGGCTCGACCCGCCTCACCAGGCACGACACCCGCCCCGACACGATCCCCGTACGACGACCTAGGCTGGATGGCAGGAGCAGTTCGTCGTACAGGGATCCCCGCGCGGGCGCGGGTCCCCGTGTCCGAGGAGGAACCGTGACCGAGCGCAAGCCGACGGGCGTCAGCATCGAGTCCTGGGTGGACCGGCAGATCCGGGAGGCCGCCGAGCGGGGCGAATTCGAGAACCTGCCGGGCTACGGCAAGCCGCTGGCCTCGCTCGACGCCCCGTACGACGAACTCTGGTGGATCAAGGGCAAGCTGCACCGCGAGGGCTTCTCCCCGCTTCCGCCCTCGCTCGCGCTGCGCAAGGAAGCCGAGGACGCCAAGGAAGCGGTCCGGGCGGCGCGGTCCGAACGGCAGGTGCGGGGGATCCTCACGGCGATCAACGAGAAGATCGGCAAGGCCCTGCGCATGCCCCCGCCCGGGCCGCCCCTCAACCTGGGCACCTTCGACGTCGAGGCCGAGGTCGCGACGTGGCGCGCGGCCCGCGAGGCCGCCGAGCCCGGCCCGAACCCCGAGCCCCCTCGAAACCCCGACGCCTGACCCCGGCGCCTGACTCCGACGCCTGAGCCCGGCGCGCCCGCCCCGGCCCCTGAGTCGCGCGCCCCGATCCCCGCCCCTCACCCGCCCAGTGCGGCCCGCGCCTCGGACCGCACCTGCCGCACCAGGCGCCCCAGCTCCGGTTCCGACGCCGAGTCCAGGTCGACGAACGCCGTGAGCCGCAGCAACCGCGTCAGGCTCTCCCGGAGCACGGCACGAGAGGCCACGGCACGCGAGGCCATGGCAGGAGAGGCCACGGCACGGGATGCCACGGCACGGGAGGCGGGGCTCGCGCCGCCCGCCTCGTCGTCCCGATGGGTCCGCACGATGGCCCGCACCAGCGCCGGAGACCCGGCGAGTGCGGAGCGCCGCGCCATGATCTGGTCGAGGTCGGCCTCGCCGAGCACGTCCAGCAGGTGGTACGGGTCGTCCGCCGCGTCGTCGCGGAGCACGTGCGCGCGGGTCCACAGCCGGGCGAGCGCGTGCCGCGTCAGGTCGGTGCCCTTGAAGCGGTCGGCCACGTACCGGTTGCCCGCGTCGGCGGGCCACCGCCAGACGCACACGTCCGGAAGGAGCACGAGCGCGAGGAACGCCCACACCTGCCGTTGCGCGGCCTCGCCGGGCACCATCCGGCACCCCTCCCGCAGCACCTGCGCCGCCTCGCGGTCGAAGGCGGTGCGCTGCGCCGCGGACGGGGCGGCCGGGAAGCCCTGGTCGTGCGCCACGCGCAGCACGGAGCCCCGGAGTTGGTCGAGTTCGTCGCGCGTGACCCGCCGCCCGCCCGTGGCCGCGTACACGGCCCGCGAGGAGTGGTTGTCGGCCATGGACGCGTGCCCGCCCGCCGGTACCTCGTGGAGCATGCGGAACCGGCGCTCCGTCTCCCCGGGCAGCAGGCGCGGGTAGAGCAGGCTCATGACCCCGGTCCCGGCGTCGCCCGTGACGCGGCTCATGACGTGGCCTCCCTGTCCGTGAGGAAGCGGACACCGCAGTGGACGTCGGCGCGGAACCGCGAGGGGTCCCTGCGCCGGTCGTCCCGGAGTCGTTTGATCGCGTGCTCCGGGGACTCGGTCGGCCGTGCCAGATAGGTGCGGACCAAGGCGCGCACGAGCCCCGCCATCGTCAGGTCACCGTCGGGGTCGTCGGAGGGCGTCTCGTCGACGAAGGCGTCGTCGTCCAGTGCCCGTCCCACCAGGTCGGTCACGATGTCGGCCTCCAACATGCTCCACAGCATTCCCGAGAGCTCGCTCCGCGAGGCCTCCATCGCCTGCTTGACCGTGGGATTGTCCTCGTTGAGGAGGACGAGCAGACTGCCCATCGCGGCCTGCTGCCAGTCCCCGCCGTCCATGCTCACGTACCAGGCCGAGCCGGCGGGGAGCCCGGCTTCCGCGAAGGACACCGGCGCGATCGGCAGCAGACCGGCGCCGCCCTCCAGGTGCACGCGTATCTGATCGCTCCACAGGATGGATCCGCCGCGGGCCGCCACGAACGGCTCGGTGGTCGGCAGATCGCCGGCGAGGACGACGAGGGTCTCCACCGTCAGGAAGCCGCCCAACTCGGAGCTGTCGACCGAGATCAGCACCTCGCAGGTCGCCCGGTCCTGGTGGGGCGCGAGGTCCTGTGCGTGGGCGGACGTGCGGAGCAGCGACGTGGACGGCCAGTGGCGCACGGCCAGGCGCAGCGGCGCGTCGGGCGGCAGCCCGCAGTCCGCGCGCAGCTCGGCGAGGTCGATCTCGACCAGCCGGGCCAACGTGAGGTCCGAGGCGTAGTCCCAGGCGGGCAGCGCGGCCGGCACGGGGTCGCCGGCGGTGTCGCCCAGTCGCCACGGGGCGGCGCGGATCCGGTCGAGGGGTCTGCGGTAGGGCCAGACGCGCACGCTCATGCCCGACCCACCACGCTGATGTCGACGAGCACGTCGGCGACGGCGGTGACGATCAGATCGACCTCCGTGGCGTCGCCGGCGTGGTAGAACACCTCGCCGGCCACGAGGGAGCCGTCCGACGGCAGGCGCCAGCCGTGCACCTCGGGAGGTGTCACCCCCGTCGGGGACGTCCCTTCCGCCACACCGTCACCGGTGAGCACGCGCACCGCGCCCTCCACCCGGTCGGGTCCGTGGACCCGTACCCGCTGCACCACGTACGGCCTTCCGTCGATCATCTCGAAGCGCGGTCCGGCGATCAGGCTCGGCCGGCGGACACCGGACCGCCCGCCGCCCGGGGCCGCTCCGCCGCCCGGACCCGCTCCTGCGCCCGGGGGCGCGCCGCCGACGCCCTGACCGGGCCCGTCCGACCCCGGCGCGACGAAGGGCCCCGCCGGGTGCGCGCCCGCCGGTTGCCCGCCGGGACCGGCCGCGTTCCCGCCGGTTCGCGCCGTGCCGGGATGCGCGCCGGACAGCAGTACCGCGCTGCCCGTTCCGCCCGGTCCCGCCAGCAGGTGGCCCAGGCGCTGGGCCACGGACCCCATGGCGTAGGTGCCGACCTTGACGGCCCTGCGCGCCTGGGCGCCGCTCAGCCGGTCGCACTGTTCCTTCAGCCGACGGCCCGCGGTCCGTACGAACGTCGCCTCGCGGCCCTGCAACTGCTGGTACTCCCACGCGTCGTGGGTCGGCGGCTCCGCCCGGGCGAACGTCTCGTCGAGGTCGCCCAGGACCTTGAAGACCGCCGCGTATCCGGCGTCCGGATTCGACCGCTCGGGCCCCGGGTGGTAGCGGACCACGAGTTCCGGTCCGCGCATCAGACAGACGTGCCGGGGAGCGCCCTCGATGCCCAGCTCACGCGCCGCCGGCGACGTCACGAGGGCGCCGAACGTGAAGGCGTGGGCGAAGTGGCCCAGTTCCTTGAGCGGCTTGCCGCACGACAACACCTGAGCCGTGCCGTCCGCGACCTGGCGGTACGCGCCGGCGAAGAAGGCCAGGGCCGCGTCGGAGCCCTCGTCGGGCACCGGGACGTCCACCCCGTTCGCCGTGACCGTGACGCTCATGCGCCGGTCCCG of the Streptomyces sp. NBC_01426 genome contains:
- a CDS encoding S8 family peptidase, which produces MTALTALLPAAALLATAALSTAPAGEAAPEAPLAPYVVVLKDSTRAHAAARALAAEAAEAGDEVRAVYDTALNGFALRTTASRAAALAADPRVASVEPDALFHVDDTQPQAPWTLDRIDQRDLPLDASYTYGTKAAGVTAYVLDTGINTAHQEFGGRARFGHNAVRSETATDCNGHGSHVAGTIGGATYGVAKGVSLVAVKVADCRGDGRLSDMLRGLDWTVRDAARGRTPAVANMSMGGARSYALDSAVVRAVASGITFTVAAGNSAEDACGGSPSRVPQAITVGATDSADRKAAFSGHGRCVDLFAPGVSVVSAWKGSTTALARATGTSMAAPHVAGVAALLLAGGTARTPEQVTSALLRDAGTDRITGLPAGTANLLLHTPIDH
- a CDS encoding GNAT family N-acetyltransferase produces the protein MDIRRALTTAELRAAEGLFDGPAREDWSARFLAAPGHLMLIAYVDDVPAGMVSGVEMSHPDKGTEMCLYELSVDEGYRRRGIGRSLTLALADEARARGCYGMWVGVDTDNEAALATYASAGSLDEGVFTMRGWPLADPVPDSDTGT
- a CDS encoding 4'-phosphopantetheinyl transferase family protein codes for the protein MTEEVNQLGGETPRLGALPAGATVAVWALDTTRDVVGGHAVAEASAVLDAGEQDRAGRLLRPGDRHRYVASHLGLRALLGGYLGLAPEKVTLVREDCPCCGGPHGRPAVAGGAVHFSLSHSGDLAYLAFAGAPVGVDVERVPSGQAVSDVLGTLHPAETAELVALPEAERRVPMARLWSRKEAYLKATGTGLALGLTDPYVGSGPTPAPVTGWTLRDLPAPADYAAALALSGR
- a CDS encoding STAS domain-containing protein; the encoded protein is MTDHTLTATRHTHSRGATVLTVVGELDHHTAPELTRVIRETPFGPDVPVLIDVSALTYCDSTGITVLVGAYHRAHEVDAPLLIVGLNPELTNVFRIVGLDQLFTFQPTVEDAVDALRTQAVPQERGGGG
- a CDS encoding PP2C family protein-serine/threonine phosphatase, yielding MTGTEYAVHRDVGNVAEEEGRRIAAVRRYAVLDTPPDGTFDKIASLAARIFDVPMATVAIVDGDRVWFKAAHGLQGVREVPRDPGPSPCAVPYDDPYVLTDALTDPRGAADPLVRADPGVRFHAAAAITTADGYHLGTVDVLDTRARRPTDVQLATLRDLAALVMDELELRLSALRTVAAERARRADAERLARTLQRTLLPPALPTVPGLHTAAAYHTASVDEVGGDFYDLFPLDDGRWAFFLGDVCGKGADAAALTSLTRYTLRAAAIYDPDPCTALANLDAVLKGEYQGDNPRFCTAVFGVLEAASDGSFTVTLAGGGHPPTLAVRADGTVEPVSTTGGQLIGLLPDPHFVQVTTRLAPGDALLLYTDGLIEARTEDGSMLGEEGLARHLSARTTRGADHLLATVHELFTDPGTGVSDDTALLALSVPPRRTPPPAQEHR